The genomic region TGCCAGGGAGGTCATCAGCCGTAATGGGCTCCAGAGACTAGGCACCATCATTGAAGACGGGGACGAGTGAGCACAGGGATGTGTGGGCTGGGGGAGATGGTGGGGCTTTCTGGTCCTGGTCTGGTCCTGCTTAGCCCCAGATGTCCCCCCTCCAGCCTAGGAGAGGTGCTGGCCCTCAGCCTGAGGGCCTTCTCAGAGCTCATGGAGCACGGCGTGGTGTCCTGGGAGACTCTGAGCATCCCCTTTGTGAGGAAGGTGGGTGGGCTTTCCTAGGGCAGCGGGTGGGGGCAGTGGAGCAGTGGGGCAGTGGTAGACCCGGCCTTCCATGGGGGTGAGGTGGTGACACCCCTGCCCCCTTACAGGTGGTGTGCTACGTGAACATGAACCTCATGGATGCCTCCGTGCCTCCCCTAGCCCTTGGGCTGCTGGAgagtgtgaccttgagcagccCAGCCCTGGGCCAGCTGGTCAAGAGCGAGGTGCCCCTGGATAGGCTGCTGGTGCACCTACAGGTGTAAGCCTCTGGGGCTGGGGTCCAGATGCGGGGAGCAGGGCTGGAGCCTGAATGTTCCACTGAGCCCTCTTCTTGCCATAGGATGAACCAGCAGCTGCAAACCAAGGCCATGGCCCTGCTGACAGCCTTGCTGCAGGGGGCCAGCCCTGTGGAACGCAAGGTGAGTGTCGATCGGTGGCTAGATGGGGGCAGCACCCGGTGGGCGCTGCCCTACCCTGAAGCAAAATCCTCTaagcccccctttttttttttttttgagatggagtcttgctctgtcgcccaggctggagtgcagtggcgcgatcttggctcactgcaagctctgccttccgggttcacaccattctcctgcctcagcctcccgagtagctgggactacaggcgcccgccaccacgcccagctgattttttttttttttttttttttagtagagacggggtttcactgtgttagccaggatggcctccatctcctgaccttgtgatccgcctgcctcggcctcccaaagtgctgggattacaggcgtgagccaccgcgcccagcctaagcCCCCTTTCTTTCTACCTCCTCAGCACATGCTTGACTATCTTTGGCAGAGGAACCTTCGCCAGTTCATCTATAAGGTAGGAAGTGGTGGGCCAGGGGGacctctctgcccctccctccccgTGAGCCCTCGCTTACACCAGGGACTGGCTGTCCTGCAGAACATCATTCACAGTGCAGCACCAATGGGCGACGAGATGGCTCATCACCTGTACGTACTGCAGGCTCTCATGCTGGGGCTGCTGGAGCCGCGCATGCGGACGCCCCTGGACCCCTACAGCCAGGTGTGTGTCTTTGGTGAGGACAAGGCAGGGGGTGGCTTAGAGCTTGGCCTTGAATCTATAATCTTGATCCCCTCCCCCGCCACCCAACACTGACCCCAGGAGCAGCGGGAGCAGCTGCAGGTCCTACGCCAGGCTGCCTTCGAGGTGGAGGGGGAGTCCTCGGGTGCCGGGCTAAGTGCTGACCGTCGCCGTTCCCTCTGTGCCCGAGAGTTCCGCAAACTGGGCTTCTCTGTGAGTATCACCCCTACCCaactccccacccctgcctcagCCCAGGGCTGTTGTTCCAGGCGGCCGTGGCCCTTCTTGAACTGCCTGTGCCCACTTCCCCCAGAACAGCAACCCAGCACAGGACCTGGAGCGCGTGCCCCCCGGTCTGCTGGCCCTGGACAACATGTTGTACTTCTCCAGAAACGCGCCCAGCGCGTACAGCCGGGTCGGTGACAGGGTAGGGTGGGGGGGTGGCAGCATCCCCCAGGCAGGGTCCCCATGGGCTTAGCTGTGACTCCTTGCCCCATTCTCTGCGCCCCCAGTTTGTGTTGGAGAACAGCAGCCGCGAGGACAAGCACGAGTGCCCCTTTGCCCGGGGCAGCATCCAGCTGACGGTGCTGCTGTGTGAGCTGCTCCGTGTTGGGGAGCCCTGTGAGTGGCCTGGACTGGGCACAGCATGGCCAAGAGCAGGGGACGGAAGGGCAGAGAGGGCCAGGGGCTGTATGCACTTTCTCCCTGAGCCCCTCCTGCCCCCCCACTCCAGGCTCTGAGACAGCCCAGGACTTCTCACCCATGTTCTTCGGCCAAGACCAGAGCTTCCACGAGCTCTTCTGTGTGGGCATCCAGCTGTTGAATAAGACCTGGAAGGAGATGCGGGCTACACAGGAGGACTTCGACaaggtgggtggggtgggagctgggaggcctgggccagggcagggggctgatctGGGTACAGAGCTTAGGCCCTGAGCTGAGCTTGGGCGGCCCCAGGTCATGCAGGTGGTGCGGGAGCAGCTGGCCCGCACTCTGGCCCTGAAGCCCACTTCCCTGGAGCTCTTCCGAACCAAGGTGAATGCGCTCACTTATGGGGAGGTGCTGCGGCTGCGGCAGACTGAACGGCTGTACCAGGAGGGCACGCTGGCTCCCCCTATACTGTGAGTCTGGGGGGATGGATCCTCAGTCCTAGCCCTACCTTCCTTGGTGCCCCCTGGGCTACTCCCCAGGTCAGATGTGCTCAGTGACACCCCTCTATCAGGGAGCTGCGGGAGAAGCTGAAGCCAGAGCTCATGGGCCTGATCTGCCAGCAGCGCTTGCTCCGCCTCTGTGAGGGGACGCTCTTCCGCAAGATCAGCAGCCGGCGGCGCCAGGGTCTCTGAGTGGGCATGGGCGGGGGGCAGAGGGCAGGCAGAGGGCGGCTGGCTTGGTGTCAGGACCTCTCAGCACTCCGgccctcttccctttctccacGCAGATAAGCTGTGGTTCTGCTGCCTGTCCCCCAACCACAAGCTGCTGCAGTACGGAGACATGGAGGAGGGCGCCAGCCCACCTACCCTGGAGAGTCTGCCCGAGCAACGTAaggcgggcaggggcgggggccAGACACCTGCTCTCCCCAGACCGCCCTGGGCCCCGGGGCTGCCAGGGCTGCAGTGCTCAGCCCAGCCTTCTTCCTGCAGTCCCTGTGGCCGACATGAGGGCACTCCTGACAGGCAAGGACTGCCCCCATGTCCGGGAGAAGGGCTCCGGGAAGCAGAACAAGGTGAGTACAGCGGGCCAGGGGCTCCTTCCCGCCCGCCCCCGCCTACCCTGTCCCCTGCTCAGTGTCCCCGCTCCCTTGCTTCCCCAGGACCTCTATGAGTTGGCCTTCTCAATCAGCTATGACCGTGGGGAGGAAGAAGCGTACCTCAACTTCATTGCCCCCTCCAAGCAGGAGGTGAGTGTCCGCCAGGCTGAGGTCggcaggtgggcaggggaggcAGATGGGCAGACTCTCACGGCTCTGTGCCACCCCCAGTTCTACCTGTGGACAGATGGGCTCAGTGCCTTGCTGGGCAGTCCCATGGGCAGCGAGCAGACACGGCTGGACCTGGAGCAGCTGCTGACCATGGAGACCAAGCTGCGTCTGCTGGAGCTGGAGAACGTGCCCATCCCCGAGCGGCCACCCCctgttcccccaccccccaccaactTCAACTTCTGCTATGACTGCAGCATCGCTGAACCTTGACAGTGTGGCTGGCCATGGGCCACAGCTGCGGCCACTGCAGCAGCCATGAAGGGCAGTGGGTAGAGGAGTGCAGGCACCCTGACCAGCAGAGATTGCTGCAGAAATAAAGTCTGCTTGGCTCTTGGGATATGTTGAGCCAGCTCTGTACCTTGCGGGCTGAGCCTGTGACAGTGACAGTCTTCCCCTTCTGCCTTCAAACTTAGCTGGTGGATAAGATGGGGAATCAGGCCAGGCCACAAACTTTGACAGCTACGGTTGAGGGGCTGGTGTTCtgaagggggtggggagaggctggGACTGCTGCCTTTCTCCAAGATGAGTCCTCAGCCTCCCTCCATGCTGGGCCTGCAGGGAGGGTTGGCCTGTGGTCTGGGGGTACCTGCCAAGGGAGAGGCTGAGCTGCCGGCCTGCTGCAGGAGAACTGGCAGGGTAGGAGGCACTGCCCCAAATGGATGCCTTCCTGGACAGCGTTAACAGGAGCGTAGTCTGGGAGCCATCTCCAGAAGGCTCCTGACAATCTGACCTCAGTCCTCAAGCTTGCATGGCCCTGCCTGGTGTCCTTTGTAGGACTTGGAGTTCTCTGGTGAGAGGCATGAAAGGAGAGAGGCAGAAGGGCAGGGTCAGGATCCCCAGGCTGGTAGGAGGATGTGGGCTGATTCCAACAAGAGCCACTTCTGTGCAGGAAGACCCGGTTTCTGATTAAAACCTAACTCAGGGCCGggcttggctcacgcctgtaatcccagcactgtgggaggctgaggcagtccgatcacctgaggtcaggagttcaagaccagcctgggcaatatggtgaaaccccgtctctactaaaaatataacaattagctgggtgtggtcgcgcacacctgtaatcccagctactcgggaggctgaggcaggagaatcgcttgaacccaggaggcggaggttgcaccgagctgagattgcaccactgcactccagcctgagcgacagaatgagactccatctcaaaaaacaaattaaaaacctaaCTCAGAACCATGGGTAGGGTGGGGGCCATAGACAGGCCAGAGCCCCTGGGGGCAGAAGCATCGAGGAGTATTGGGCCCAGCTGGAGGTTTGGTCACAGGGGCAGAGTCTGTGATCACAGACCCCAAGCCCGTGAGGAAAGAAGAGCCTATAAGTCTGTGGAGCTCACAGGATAGGCTGAAGCCACTGCCCCTCAGACTTCCCCCTGCCATTCACCTCTTGTCTCACCAGTGCCACctccaatatcttttttttctttttctttttctttttcttctttttttttgagatggagtttcactcttattgcccaggctggagtgcaatggtgtgatcttggctcactgcaacctctgcctcccaggttcaagcaattctcctgccttagcctcccaagtagctgggattacaggcatgcgccaccatgcctggctaaattttttgtatttagtagagacagggtttcaccatgttagtcaggctggtctctaactcctgacctcaagtgatccacccacctcggcctcccaaagtgctgggattacaggcatgagccaccgcacctgtctccaatacttttttgtttgttttgttttttgtttgtttttttgagatgaagttttgctcttgttgctcaggctggagtgcaatggcaccatcttggctcaccgtaccctctgcctcccgggttcaagtgattctcctgccttagcctcctgagtagctgggattacaagcatgcgccaccacgcccggctaattttgtattttttgtagagaaggggtttctccatgttagtcaggctggtctcgaactcccaacctcaggtgatctgcccacctcggcctcccaaaatgctgcgattacaggcgtgagccaccgtgcctggccccaatacTGTTTTTAACTGTTAACCATCAACCTGGCTGACCTTGAGAACTGATGAAACAGCGTGCTGGAGGGCACTtactccccctcccccagctaAGCTGCAGATCTTTGGGCATCCAGGGCCCACCATGCCCATGCCTAAGGACTTCCCACCACAAATGGAGCAGTCGGCCATTGAGTTATAGGTGGAAATGGGGGGCAGGGACCCCTGATGCTGTCGGCCTCCCTGTAACTGTCAATTATTCCTTCTTAATGTCTCCAGTCCCTTGTGCATGCCACCATCATAGCAAAAGCCTCCTGACTTCTGGCTTCCTGTCTTGCACTTCCAATCCTCTCAATACCAGCTACCCCAACTGCTTTCTCCAACATAAATCtgatcatacacacacacaaacatcccATATATTTGATGTCACCCTATCCATGTCCATGGGTTAATGGCCACAGTTTCCACGGCTGAGCCTGAGTTGAGCCAGGTGAGTCTCAGACATACCGTGGTTTAGCCCTTCCACCTGAGCACCTGTGGCTTGCAGGGTTCTCGATGCTTGGTCTGAGCTGGCATCCTCCCTGCCTAGACTACCCCCTCAGTGCCAGCTCTGGCCTGCCTGTGTGCGTCCCCACAGTGCCTTCTACCTGGATCacccccttcctttcttctggcCATTTTCACTGCCCTGATTCCTTCCTGGACCCTCCAGGCCCAACTTGTTGCTCCCTGGGCTCTGGTCCCAGGTGCTTGTCTCTCTCTTCACCCGCACCCTGCACACTGGACTGTCCCTGCTAGCTGGcttctctgcctccccagctggCCCTGGGGCTGGGAGAGCTTTGGCCCCTCTGAATCCCTACATAAAGCACAGTCCCTGCAGGTACTGGGGGAGCCCTGGCTCGCTGCTACAACCAATGAACAGGGATATGGACGAGGTGCGGGGACACACCAAGGGCCAGACCTGCCATGGAGAAGTCACCAGCACCATTGAGGGGGCTGGATTAGGTGACCTCTAGTGACCCCCTCACCCAGAGATGCTGgcctctttcattcttttcttcttatttcccCCCTCAGGACAGCCTCATTGACTCAGGCATCATTCATCAGTTGTTCCTGGAATCTGGCTGGGACAAGCGCACAGCATGTACCTTTGCCTCAGGGCACACCCAGGCCTGCAGGGTCTCCTACTGTGTGGGGAAGATGCTAGGAGCCCCTGTGGGGCTGTGGGCCAGGCCTGAGGAAGGAGCGTGCCTCAGGGTTTTCTCCGCCTGCCCCAGGGCCACTTCAGCTgaagctgggaggggaggggcccTTTAGTCTGAGAACTTAAGACAAGGAGGTACTATCTGGAATGTTTAATCTTAGGATTTACAGCACAGACCTGGGCTCAGCTGCTGAAGCTCAGTGCACACAGGGTGCTGGGAGAGTCCCACAGGAGTAGGTGGAGCCCGGCCTTAGGTCTGAGAGGAGGGCAGGCAAGAGGCAGAGGCTCTGCTCCTCCCAGCACCAGACCCTGCCCGCTGGGGGCCTGGCCTCCCACCCAGGGCTTGGCCAGAGAGCAGGAGCCTGTGGCGGCAACATGTAGGTAGCATTTCCAGGGGCCTGTGGCAGCGACGTGTAGCTGGAAAGAGGCTACTGCCAGGCGGTGTGGCAGGATGTTCCCTCTGGGCTGCCCTGGATTGGCCCCACCCCCAGTCCTAGAGGGTCTGCAGTAGAGGGAGGCAAGAAGCAACCCGGGTCAAGGCCAGGGTTGGAGACTGGGGGAGTCAAGGAGGCTGTGCTGCAGGGCTGGTTACTGACCCGGCCTCAGAGTGTTAGGGTCAGGTCAGCCCCTCCCACGAAGCGGGACTGGACACAGGACACCTGGGGCAGCTGGGCTTGGAAGCGTCTGACGGCGGCCATGTTGATGCCAGGGCACGTGGCCACATCCAACACCCGGAGCTGCCTGCACGCCTGCCCAATAGCATCCAGTGTCCTGTGGGGAGGCCACCTGATGAGTGCCTGGCCCGGCGTGGgacccagcccagcccctgcacCGTGGCTCCATCTGCCCAGTGTCATCGGACACACTTACTGCTCTATGAGCTGACTGCA from Pan troglodytes isolate AG18354 chromosome 18, NHGRI_mPanTro3-v2.0_pri, whole genome shotgun sequence harbors:
- the ELMO3 gene encoding engulfment and cell motility protein 3 yields the protein MARSSSLGRECGTPRSGLGKGGPPRPQGPQARCTLGRRCTVSGKCRRPRPSWTMAPPRNVVKIAIQMRDAIPQLIQLDQAKPLAAVLKEVCDAWSLTHSERYALQFADGHRRYITENNRAEIKNGSILCLSTAPDLEAEQLLGGLQSDSPEGRREALRRLVPLASDMTFAREVISRNGLQRLGTIIEDGDDLGEVLALSLRAFSELMEHGVVSWETLSIPFVRKVVCYVNMNLMDASVPPLALGLLESVTLSSPALGQLVKSEVPLDRLLVHLQVMNQQLQTKAMALLTALLQGASPVERKHMLDYLWQRNLRQFIYKNIIHSAAPMGDEMAHHLYVLQALMLGLLEPRMRTPLDPYSQEQREQLQVLRQAAFEVEGESSGAGLSADRRRSLCAREFRKLGFSNSNPAQDLERVPPGLLALDNMLYFSRNAPSAYSRFVLENSSREDKHECPFARGSIQLTVLLCELLRVGEPCSETAQDFSPMFFGQDQSFHELFCVGIQLLNKTWKEMRATQEDFDKVMQVVREQLARTLALKPTSLELFRTKVNALTYGEVLRLRQTERLYQEGTLAPPILELREKLKPELMGLICQQRLLRLCEGTLFRKISSRRRQDKLWFCCLSPNHKLLQYGDMEEGASPPTLESLPEQLPVADMRALLTGKDCPHVREKGSGKQNKDLYELAFSISYDRGEEEAYLNFIAPSKQEFYLWTDGLSALLGSPMGSEQTRLDLEQLLTMETKLRLLELENVPIPERPPPVPPPPTNFNFCYDCSIAEP